The following proteins come from a genomic window of Brevibacillus antibioticus:
- a CDS encoding collagenase — translation MKKKRHTLHTSRMMAGVLLSTSFLLGTVGTPAQALAVKDYSSAIGKNVPPSGKYVVGKLDPVTSFQHQSSDKAGEYPHPVEPTWRVEEQKSPSEQQRSIKANAEKYAMSDLNKLSYDELVNVLVTVSWEQIPELFDFTPDSYAFYNDRQRVQAIIDALQVRGTQYSSSDSKGIDTLVEVLRSGYYLGYYHQELSYLNQRSEHEKVFPALQAIADNPNFKLGTDAQNEVVGAFGGLIGNTFVSASLVEKAAPIIRQYEEQMDTFISQRSAGDAVFRIMSQVSFILMWKVDEPTKKQEFYGKIDTYLNELGKLALHGDTDEAKEWVLDNGFYHSAYLGEYHSNPNKGNEVLTEALELYPYVGLQYMQVAKLIQTVYGGKDATGRDIQFNKIREDAMEKYLPKEYTFDDGSIVMKAGGDVTEEKVKRLYWAAKEVKAQFHRMAGRDEPMEKGNPDDILTMVLYNSPSEYKMNNPLYGYETDNGGMYIEGKGTFFTYERTPQQSTYTLEELFRHEFTHYLQGRYAIPGLWNEGPIYRDERLSWFEEGGAELFAGSTRTTGVLPRKSMVNNLIRFGQNNWYTASQTLHARYGTWDFYTYSYALQYHMMKEDWNKLDDIMDYIEANNVDGYDQFIRTLSNDSELNQDYHRTMESLVDSYPDLTVPLVSDDYLVAPAPKASAEIFQEIEDVAGLQNVSTNRRESEFFQTFTLTGTYTGTQAQGEKQDWETMSRMTDEFLTTLTSHPWNGYKTVTAYFTNYRVNASNQFEYDVTFHGVLPEQGDGENQPPVIVMNGPSKAAVNEEVAFSSNGSSDPDGSIVSYLWEFGDGTTSSNANPTHVYENQGEYTVKLQVTDDKGAVTTKSMTITIEEQGGEIGEKEQEPNNSFSEANPLKSNVVLSGQTSRQDDKDIFALKVLGSGKVKINVTSEHDTGLNWVVHHEDDLDHYFAYPKTSGKTLSGEFEATPGTYYLSVYNFNGETISYKVTSELPEVELEPTETEPNNSFDDANTVQLGEEISGQTDRTDDRDTYMIQVEEEGVVQVTVSSEKDEGLNWVVFHEDDLETYFAYPKTTGKKLTGEFEAKPGKYYLLVYNTNNTKIPYKVILNAE, via the coding sequence ATGAAGAAAAAGCGCCACACGCTACACACAAGCCGCATGATGGCTGGTGTCCTTCTCTCCACATCCTTTCTATTGGGGACGGTTGGTACTCCTGCCCAAGCCTTGGCAGTCAAGGATTACTCGAGTGCGATCGGAAAAAACGTTCCGCCCTCTGGGAAATATGTAGTGGGAAAGCTGGACCCAGTCACCTCGTTTCAGCATCAATCCAGTGACAAAGCAGGGGAATATCCCCATCCAGTGGAGCCGACCTGGCGTGTAGAGGAGCAAAAGTCTCCTAGCGAACAGCAGCGGAGCATAAAGGCAAATGCCGAAAAGTACGCGATGTCCGATTTGAACAAGCTCAGTTATGACGAATTAGTCAATGTACTGGTGACGGTCAGCTGGGAGCAGATTCCTGAATTATTCGATTTTACCCCCGATTCGTACGCCTTTTACAATGATCGGCAGCGCGTTCAGGCCATCATTGACGCATTGCAAGTCAGAGGCACACAATACTCCAGCAGCGATTCCAAAGGAATAGACACCTTGGTAGAGGTTCTTCGCTCTGGGTATTACCTCGGCTACTACCATCAGGAATTATCCTATCTCAATCAGAGAAGCGAGCATGAAAAAGTGTTCCCTGCTCTACAAGCCATTGCAGACAATCCGAATTTCAAATTAGGGACAGATGCTCAAAATGAGGTGGTAGGTGCATTTGGTGGACTTATCGGAAACACATTTGTAAGCGCTTCCCTTGTAGAGAAAGCTGCACCGATCATCCGACAATACGAAGAACAAATGGATACTTTCATCTCGCAGCGGAGTGCGGGAGATGCTGTATTCCGCATCATGAGCCAGGTTAGCTTTATTCTGATGTGGAAAGTGGATGAACCAACCAAGAAACAGGAGTTTTACGGCAAAATCGATACGTATCTGAACGAGTTGGGAAAACTCGCCTTGCATGGCGATACAGATGAAGCGAAGGAATGGGTCCTCGACAATGGGTTTTATCATAGTGCGTATTTGGGAGAATACCATTCCAATCCGAATAAGGGTAACGAGGTCCTCACAGAAGCATTAGAGCTTTATCCGTATGTGGGACTTCAGTATATGCAGGTAGCGAAGCTGATCCAGACGGTCTATGGCGGAAAAGACGCTACGGGAAGGGACATCCAGTTCAACAAGATTCGTGAGGATGCCATGGAAAAGTATCTGCCCAAAGAATACACATTTGATGACGGAAGCATCGTCATGAAAGCAGGAGGGGATGTCACAGAAGAAAAAGTCAAACGGTTATACTGGGCGGCAAAAGAGGTAAAAGCGCAGTTTCATCGGATGGCAGGGCGAGATGAACCGATGGAAAAAGGGAACCCCGACGATATTTTGACCATGGTCCTTTACAATAGTCCTTCAGAGTACAAGATGAACAACCCCCTGTATGGCTATGAGACGGACAACGGGGGCATGTATATCGAGGGGAAAGGAACTTTCTTCACCTACGAGCGAACACCGCAGCAGAGCACGTACACACTGGAAGAATTATTCCGCCATGAATTCACGCACTATTTGCAAGGGCGCTATGCCATACCTGGCTTGTGGAATGAAGGCCCAATTTACAGAGACGAGAGACTGTCGTGGTTTGAAGAAGGAGGAGCGGAACTTTTTGCAGGCTCCACGCGAACAACAGGTGTTCTGCCTCGAAAATCCATGGTCAACAATCTCATTCGCTTTGGACAAAATAATTGGTATACGGCTTCGCAAACTTTGCACGCACGCTACGGCACGTGGGACTTTTATACGTATTCATACGCCTTGCAGTATCACATGATGAAAGAGGACTGGAACAAGCTCGATGATATCATGGATTACATAGAGGCCAACAACGTGGATGGTTATGACCAGTTCATCCGTACGCTCAGCAACGATTCAGAGCTAAATCAGGATTACCACCGAACCATGGAATCGTTGGTAGACAGCTATCCTGATCTGACCGTGCCGCTGGTATCTGATGATTATCTGGTTGCGCCAGCCCCCAAAGCAAGTGCAGAAATCTTCCAAGAAATTGAGGATGTCGCTGGATTGCAAAATGTGTCTACAAACAGGCGCGAGTCAGAGTTTTTCCAAACCTTTACGTTAACCGGGACGTACACGGGTACGCAGGCACAAGGGGAGAAGCAAGACTGGGAAACGATGAGTCGCATGACAGATGAGTTTCTAACTACACTTACTTCCCACCCGTGGAACGGCTACAAAACCGTAACCGCCTACTTTACCAACTATAGAGTAAATGCGTCCAATCAGTTTGAGTATGATGTCACGTTCCACGGGGTTCTTCCAGAACAGGGAGATGGTGAGAACCAGCCGCCTGTAATTGTCATGAACGGACCGTCAAAAGCAGCTGTAAACGAGGAGGTAGCATTCAGTAGTAACGGAAGCTCCGATCCGGATGGGAGCATCGTATCCTATCTGTGGGAATTTGGAGATGGCACAACTAGCAGTAATGCCAACCCTACGCATGTCTACGAAAATCAGGGAGAATATACCGTGAAACTGCAAGTAACGGATGACAAAGGAGCGGTTACTACGAAATCGATGACGATCACGATCGAGGAGCAGGGTGGAGAAATTGGGGAAAAGGAACAGGAGCCAAACAACAGCTTTTCAGAGGCGAATCCATTGAAAAGCAATGTGGTGTTGAGTGGTCAAACAAGTAGACAGGACGACAAGGACATTTTTGCCTTGAAGGTATTGGGCAGCGGAAAGGTGAAAATCAACGTAACGAGTGAGCACGATACTGGTTTGAACTGGGTCGTTCACCACGAGGATGATCTGGATCATTATTTCGCTTACCCCAAAACCTCAGGAAAAACGCTCTCCGGTGAGTTTGAAGCAACTCCGGGTACCTACTATTTGTCCGTGTACAACTTTAACGGTGAAACCATTTCATACAAAGTAACCTCGGAATTGCCAGAAGTAGAATTAGAACCAACCGAAACGGAGCCGAACAATTCATTCGATGACGCTAATACAGTACAGTTGGGGGAAGAGATAAGTGGTCAAACCGATCGTACAGATGACAGGGACACGTACATGATTCAGGTTGAAGAGGAAGGGGTCGTTCAAGTTACGGTAAGTAGCGAGAAGGACGAAGGCTTAAACTGGGTGGTGTTCCATGAAGATGATCTCGAAACGTATTTCGCCTACCCCAAAACCACAGGTAAGAAACTGACTGGAGAATTTGAGGCAAAACCAGGGAAATATTACTTGTTAGTCTACAACACTAACAACACGAAGATTCCGTACAAAGTAATCCTGAACGCTGAGTAA
- a CDS encoding L,D-transpeptidase family protein, with the protein MDKVSFLQEKSTFHMKYPEQNDLAFYRWYTTQYPNEAIGWFHLGKEREAQGNPEQALEAYRRGLVSKQGPYDNETRDAYHRLLRERQRSSLGSRMRLLLASLLFLYFQFAFSPGPLRDASSETTPQAAKQPVPTPGQTQPHVEVIAVPPTLSARELSEQVRRYVESRRPALTQPFTVMVVPEVPGSPSFRPLLFYQPHEVRGILRYNPTSRTVLSEKWWDKPVQLDREPTLATAKAELTDEQLTLQHVLILRNALYRYYQQTGTLPAQLSDLADAYPGNYLPQIPVPPKRLLLTSYPYHPKAFSPESAWDSLRNVLPLPGYPEPVTPFEPLQLHLTTSTHTMKLISGSHLVRSYPVAIGKNGSTPEGYYTIQQKINQPRGHDNIYGTRGMVFQEKGYTIHGTNHPESIGSSVSLGCVRLYNAAVEELYSFVSLGTEFIISNAPSPAQPWSNPVPFVLPAGPEEETPQVIYNWLH; encoded by the coding sequence GTGGACAAGGTTTCCTTTCTTCAGGAAAAAAGTACATTTCATATGAAATACCCGGAGCAGAACGACCTCGCCTTTTACCGGTGGTATACGACTCAGTATCCAAACGAAGCCATCGGGTGGTTTCACCTTGGCAAAGAACGAGAAGCACAAGGAAACCCGGAACAAGCTCTCGAAGCGTATAGACGTGGCCTGGTATCCAAGCAAGGCCCGTATGACAACGAGACGCGTGACGCTTATCACAGACTGCTGCGTGAGCGACAGCGCAGTTCCTTGGGCAGTCGAATGCGTTTACTCTTGGCTTCACTTTTGTTTCTCTATTTTCAATTCGCTTTTTCTCCTGGACCGTTGAGAGATGCGTCATCCGAGACAACGCCGCAGGCTGCCAAACAGCCCGTACCGACACCTGGGCAAACACAGCCACATGTCGAGGTCATTGCAGTCCCTCCTACACTCAGTGCCCGCGAGCTATCTGAACAGGTCCGGCGGTATGTAGAGTCCCGGCGTCCAGCTCTAACACAGCCTTTTACGGTGATGGTTGTCCCAGAAGTACCTGGTTCGCCGTCGTTTCGTCCCTTGCTGTTTTATCAGCCGCACGAAGTCCGAGGCATCTTGCGTTACAATCCGACGAGTCGGACTGTTCTCAGTGAAAAATGGTGGGATAAACCTGTGCAGTTGGACAGAGAACCGACACTTGCTACAGCAAAGGCAGAACTCACGGATGAGCAGCTAACCCTTCAGCATGTTCTGATCTTGCGAAACGCCTTGTATCGCTACTATCAGCAAACGGGTACGTTGCCTGCCCAACTGTCTGATCTGGCTGACGCTTATCCAGGCAATTATTTGCCACAAATTCCAGTACCGCCAAAGAGACTTTTGTTAACAAGCTATCCGTATCATCCCAAAGCCTTCTCGCCAGAGTCCGCATGGGACAGCTTACGCAATGTGCTGCCGCTTCCCGGCTATCCGGAGCCAGTGACGCCTTTCGAACCGTTACAGCTTCACTTGACTACCTCGACACATACGATGAAGCTCATCAGTGGGTCCCATCTGGTTCGCAGCTATCCCGTTGCCATAGGTAAAAACGGTTCTACGCCCGAAGGCTACTATACCATTCAACAAAAAATCAATCAGCCCCGCGGACATGACAATATTTATGGTACGAGGGGCATGGTCTTTCAGGAGAAGGGGTATACCATCCACGGGACAAACCATCCCGAGAGCATCGGTTCATCTGTTTCGCTCGGGTGTGTTCGCTTGTACAATGCCGCTGTCGAGGAGTTGTACAGCTTTGTTTCATTGGGGACAGAATTCATTATCTCCAATGCCCCGTCCCCTGCCCAGCCTTGGAGCAATCCTGTTCCATTCGTTCTCCCGGCTGGTCCTGAGGAAGAGACGCCACAAGTCATTTACAATTGGCTCCATTGA
- a CDS encoding AAA family ATPase has product MVYLRTIKLLREKFPNTKEYPFHLPSLRKLEEIELASSVTFFVGENGSGKSTLLESIAYQCGFHTAGGSRHNFYEVHRSEAILGDYIRLSWLPKITNGFFLRAESFYQFASHIDEMGPKSYQHYGGRSLHEQSHGESFFSLFANRFNGRGIYLLDEPEAALSPKRQIAFLYLMRDLVEEGAQFIIASHSPILLGYPGATILNFDESPVQEVNYRDTEHYQLTRRFLEKPDLFLDEK; this is encoded by the coding sequence ATGGTTTACTTACGAACGATCAAGCTGCTGCGAGAAAAATTCCCCAACACGAAAGAATATCCATTTCACTTGCCTTCCTTGCGCAAGCTGGAAGAGATCGAGCTTGCGAGCAGCGTCACTTTTTTTGTAGGAGAGAATGGCTCGGGCAAATCGACCTTATTGGAATCCATTGCCTATCAATGCGGTTTTCACACGGCTGGAGGATCGCGTCACAACTTTTATGAGGTGCACCGCTCGGAGGCGATTCTGGGTGACTACATACGCCTTTCCTGGCTACCCAAAATAACGAATGGCTTTTTCCTGCGAGCGGAGAGCTTCTATCAGTTTGCCAGCCATATTGATGAGATGGGCCCGAAAAGCTATCAACATTATGGCGGACGCTCGTTGCATGAGCAGTCGCACGGAGAATCTTTTTTCTCGTTGTTTGCCAATCGCTTCAACGGCAGGGGAATCTACCTGCTGGATGAGCCCGAGGCTGCTCTTTCACCGAAGCGCCAAATCGCATTTTTGTACTTGATGCGCGATTTGGTGGAAGAAGGAGCACAATTTATCATTGCATCCCACTCGCCGATTCTATTGGGCTATCCTGGAGCGACTATCCTTAATTTTGACGAATCGCCGGTACAAGAGGTGAATTATCGCGATACGGAGCACTATCAATTGACGCGCCGTTTCCTGGAGAAGCCCGATCTATTTTTAGATGAAAAATAA
- a CDS encoding RNA polymerase sigma factor SigX — MEVQANLVMNHARVEDQADSFQELFTTYYPFVVRQIMRIVKDQQTAEDIAQDVFLSFYHTDRTVIEQIPAWLSKSALYAAYNYLRSEKRRYARQERSASEQEHVSPSSEEMWLAKESQSIVRDVLEELDERERTLLVMKYSGFPYTELAKATGTQISSVGTLLARAKSKFRTIYGRMRGEEE; from the coding sequence GTGGAGGTGCAAGCAAACCTGGTGATGAACCATGCTCGAGTAGAGGATCAAGCAGATTCCTTTCAAGAATTGTTTACGACCTATTATCCGTTTGTGGTCAGACAGATCATGCGAATTGTGAAAGATCAACAAACGGCAGAAGATATTGCACAGGATGTATTTCTCTCCTTTTACCATACCGATCGCACGGTGATCGAACAAATCCCGGCATGGCTGTCCAAGTCCGCGCTCTACGCAGCGTACAATTATCTTCGTTCAGAAAAACGCAGGTACGCAAGACAAGAGCGAAGTGCATCCGAGCAAGAGCACGTCAGCCCTTCTTCAGAAGAGATGTGGCTTGCAAAAGAGTCTCAGAGTATCGTCCGCGATGTGCTAGAGGAGCTAGACGAGCGGGAACGAACCTTGCTGGTCATGAAATATTCCGGATTTCCTTATACGGAGTTGGCGAAAGCGACTGGCACGCAGATCAGCTCAGTGGGAACACTCCTCGCGAGAGCGAAAAGTAAATTTCGTACCATATATGGCCGGATGAGGGGGGAAGAGGAATGA
- a CDS encoding anti-sigma factor family protein codes for MKCADTGFIQAFLDGECSSKESKQFLLHLEYCETCRTQLDELSALDSWTREKMEHAFSETNDGKVNTEAAWQRFSQSIEKTTDTYAQERQMITNRATMRRSWNQMNKQTKRWVTGASAAAVLAVSLSFPQVQAAANDFLSIFRMDKVEFVKVTQEDLREVEQWIASGNWGETELPGIGKIWMDKNDQEKLEQRNHYYNSKEAALKAGVKLPELPKDVTVDSVDVNSPYTMHMEIDADRANKLLGQLQVKARFDEKLNGKRFSLKIPQMQKVWMTAGKESYGYSVVDAPELTAPEGVDLAQLRETLLALPFIPDQVKKQMVSIEDWQHTLPVPYMADGDSKMKEVKVNGQNGMLITGKYNARLMWQQDGQIHMLEGSEKNADGLLDFANQLK; via the coding sequence ATGAAATGCGCCGATACAGGCTTTATTCAGGCGTTCTTGGATGGGGAATGCAGCTCAAAAGAAAGTAAGCAATTCCTGCTTCATCTGGAGTACTGTGAAACCTGCCGCACACAGCTAGACGAACTGTCCGCGTTGGATAGCTGGACTCGTGAGAAGATGGAGCATGCTTTTTCCGAGACAAACGATGGGAAGGTCAATACGGAAGCAGCGTGGCAGCGTTTTTCGCAATCCATCGAGAAAACGACTGACACCTATGCACAAGAGCGACAAATGATAACGAATCGAGCAACAATGAGAAGGAGCTGGAATCAGATGAACAAGCAAACAAAAAGATGGGTAACAGGTGCTTCGGCAGCAGCAGTATTGGCTGTGTCCCTGTCTTTCCCCCAAGTACAAGCAGCAGCGAACGATTTTCTGTCCATTTTCCGCATGGATAAAGTAGAGTTTGTCAAAGTGACGCAAGAGGATCTGCGAGAGGTCGAACAATGGATCGCTAGCGGCAATTGGGGCGAGACGGAACTACCTGGGATTGGGAAAATCTGGATGGATAAAAACGATCAAGAGAAGCTCGAACAAAGAAATCATTATTACAACAGTAAAGAAGCCGCGCTAAAGGCTGGAGTGAAGCTGCCTGAGCTGCCGAAAGATGTCACAGTGGATAGCGTGGACGTCAATTCTCCTTACACCATGCACATGGAAATCGATGCCGATCGTGCAAACAAGCTACTGGGGCAATTGCAGGTAAAGGCGCGCTTTGATGAAAAGCTGAATGGCAAACGCTTCTCCTTGAAGATCCCACAGATGCAGAAAGTCTGGATGACCGCAGGAAAAGAAAGCTATGGCTACTCTGTCGTGGACGCACCTGAGCTAACAGCTCCTGAGGGAGTTGATCTGGCCCAGCTTCGCGAGACACTCTTGGCCCTGCCGTTCATTCCAGATCAAGTGAAAAAGCAGATGGTGAGCATCGAAGACTGGCAGCATACCCTCCCTGTGCCATACATGGCAGACGGCGATAGCAAGATGAAGGAAGTAAAAGTGAACGGTCAAAACGGAATGCTGATCACAGGTAAATACAATGCACGTCTGATGTGGCAGCAGGATGGACAGATTCACATGCTGGAAGGCAGCGAAAAGAACGCTGACGGGCTGTTGGATTTTGCAAATCAACTGAAATAA
- a CDS encoding ABC transporter ATP-binding protein, producing the protein MSDYVIETWELTKQYNGKAGCKNITLQVPRGSVFGFLGQNGAGKSTFVRTMLGLLHPTDGKAVMLGQPIGSVESRKKVGYLPELFRYPDWLTGQQLLEHHAELCGLTHRESKTVIKNVVELVGMAGRERERIRGYSKGMQQRIGIACALLSDPELIFLDEPTSALDPIGRKEVRELIGRLRDQGKTIFLNSHLLSEMESVCNYVGIIHRSELVVHGDWRKLNNVQPQIELTVDKDSAGFHKELPSFVTASQLVRQEEDRDSWMMTLDQDNRVPALLRQLIASGVAVHEVVRKQQSLEDVFLYWVQRKEGERHVADHQDHV; encoded by the coding sequence ATGTCAGATTATGTGATTGAGACCTGGGAGTTGACCAAGCAATACAACGGCAAAGCCGGCTGCAAAAATATTACGCTACAGGTACCGCGCGGCTCTGTATTTGGTTTCCTCGGGCAAAATGGAGCGGGTAAAAGTACCTTTGTCAGGACGATGCTCGGGTTGTTGCACCCGACGGATGGCAAAGCGGTTATGCTTGGGCAGCCGATTGGCAGTGTAGAATCGCGAAAAAAGGTAGGGTACTTACCAGAGCTATTCCGCTATCCGGATTGGTTGACAGGTCAACAGCTTTTAGAGCATCATGCCGAGTTGTGTGGATTAACACATCGCGAGAGTAAAACAGTCATAAAAAATGTCGTTGAGCTGGTCGGAATGGCTGGACGTGAGCGTGAACGCATCCGGGGCTATTCCAAAGGCATGCAGCAGCGTATCGGGATTGCCTGCGCCCTCTTATCCGATCCAGAGCTGATCTTCCTCGATGAGCCGACCTCCGCACTGGACCCAATCGGGCGAAAAGAAGTACGTGAGCTGATCGGGAGACTGCGTGACCAAGGAAAGACGATTTTTCTCAACAGTCATCTACTGAGTGAAATGGAGAGCGTGTGCAACTACGTCGGGATCATTCACCGTAGTGAGCTGGTCGTACACGGCGACTGGCGCAAGCTGAATAACGTCCAACCACAAATTGAATTGACAGTGGACAAGGATAGCGCAGGCTTTCATAAGGAGCTTCCTTCCTTCGTTACAGCGAGTCAACTCGTCAGACAAGAAGAAGACCGTGATTCTTGGATGATGACCCTGGATCAGGACAATCGAGTGCCAGCCCTCTTGCGACAGTTGATTGCCTCCGGGGTTGCGGTTCATGAAGTCGTGCGGAAGCAGCAATCACTGGAAGATGTATTCCTGTATTGGGTGCAGAGAAAGGAGGGGGAACGACATGTGGCCGATCATCAAGATCACGTATAG
- a CDS encoding ABC transporter permease subunit → MWPIIKITYREMISKRIFTITLIMSLAFLLLFGLATGYAVKEMKEMVGDTGVETVLEKQVLSTQMLGMGLYFGSVITALLAILSSVGSIASEIESHQIDTWLARALPRYKYVLGKFFGLASMLGVYALLMFLGLLGINQWVGGGMLAVQVDVGQILKAAAFFVSMPIILVCVAMFLSSMTTTVTGGIILIILYGISFVGGFIEQIGAVFSNSSLTNIGIISSLLFPADSLFRQATLSLFDSADDPLSFASQGIFGTTSPPSTAMLIYTILYGIVALGLSIRVFQKRDV, encoded by the coding sequence ATGTGGCCGATCATCAAGATCACGTATAGAGAAATGATCTCCAAGCGTATTTTTACGATTACGCTGATCATGTCGCTGGCCTTCCTGCTGCTGTTTGGACTTGCAACTGGCTATGCGGTTAAAGAAATGAAAGAGATGGTAGGAGACACGGGTGTAGAGACCGTGTTGGAAAAGCAGGTTCTCTCCACACAGATGTTGGGCATGGGCTTGTACTTTGGCTCTGTCATTACGGCACTCCTGGCGATTTTGAGCAGTGTAGGGAGCATTGCTTCTGAAATCGAAAGCCATCAGATCGATACGTGGCTAGCGCGAGCACTTCCTCGCTACAAATATGTGCTGGGGAAATTTTTCGGGTTGGCGAGTATGCTGGGGGTGTACGCACTCTTGATGTTCCTCGGGTTATTGGGGATCAATCAATGGGTGGGGGGAGGTATGCTGGCTGTTCAGGTGGATGTTGGCCAAATCCTGAAAGCAGCTGCCTTCTTCGTTAGCATGCCGATCATCCTTGTCTGTGTCGCGATGTTCTTAAGCAGCATGACCACCACAGTGACGGGTGGTATTATCCTGATCATTCTGTACGGGATCAGCTTCGTTGGCGGCTTTATTGAGCAGATCGGTGCGGTCTTTAGCAATAGCTCGCTTACCAACATCGGGATTATTTCCAGTCTGCTCTTTCCGGCCGATTCATTGTTCAGGCAAGCGACGCTTTCGCTATTTGACTCTGCTGACGATCCGCTGTCCTTTGCTTCGCAAGGAATTTTCGGTACGACTTCTCCTCCGAGTACTGCCATGCTCATTTACACCATCCTCTATGGCATCGTGGCGTTGGGGTTGTCGATTCGGGTGTTTCAAAAGCGGGATGTATAA
- a CDS encoding CitMHS family transporter — MLALLGFLMVAVFMYLIMSRRLSALVALIVVPVVFALISGFGTTEIGEMMLAGIKKIAPTGIMLLFAILYFGVMMDAGLFDPLIKKIVKIVKGDPLKVIVGTAILATLVALDGDGTTTYMITVTAMLPLYRKLGIRPMILAAMAMLSLGVMNMTPWGGPTARVMSVLHMDVSEIFVPVIPMMIGGIAWVMIVACILGKQERKRLGIIEIPDEDLKSLAGQEVAATDETAALKRPGLIWFNLLLTAALMVGLITSFLPLPTLFMLAFAIALFVNYPKMQDQKERIAAHAANALATVSMVFAAGIFTGILSETKMIDAMASTLVSWIPDSLGSHMPLLVALTSMPFTYFMSNDAYYFGIVPILANAAAAYGIDPAEIGRASILGQPLHVLSPLFAAQYLLIGMVGVDYAETQKFILKWAFGTSIVMIALALLTGVISF, encoded by the coding sequence ATGCTGGCATTACTTGGATTTCTCATGGTAGCGGTTTTCATGTACTTGATTATGTCGAGACGGCTTTCGGCATTGGTTGCTTTGATTGTTGTTCCTGTTGTTTTTGCGTTGATTAGCGGATTTGGTACGACAGAAATTGGCGAAATGATGCTTGCAGGCATCAAAAAAATTGCCCCTACGGGAATTATGCTGTTGTTCGCCATTCTATACTTTGGAGTCATGATGGACGCGGGTCTGTTTGATCCATTAATTAAGAAAATCGTGAAAATAGTGAAGGGTGACCCACTGAAGGTGATTGTAGGTACAGCGATTCTCGCTACCTTGGTCGCACTGGATGGAGATGGAACCACGACTTATATGATTACTGTTACCGCGATGCTACCTTTGTATCGGAAGCTGGGAATTAGACCGATGATTTTGGCAGCCATGGCGATGCTCTCGCTCGGTGTCATGAACATGACGCCTTGGGGTGGACCGACAGCACGTGTCATGAGTGTACTCCATATGGATGTTTCCGAGATTTTCGTCCCTGTGATTCCTATGATGATTGGCGGAATTGCGTGGGTGATGATCGTAGCCTGTATTCTGGGCAAACAAGAGCGTAAGCGTTTGGGGATTATTGAGATACCAGATGAAGATTTGAAATCGCTTGCAGGACAAGAGGTGGCGGCGACGGATGAGACCGCTGCACTGAAACGTCCGGGCTTGATCTGGTTCAATCTGTTGTTGACCGCAGCCCTGATGGTCGGCCTGATTACGAGCTTTTTGCCACTGCCGACGCTGTTCATGCTCGCTTTTGCGATTGCCCTGTTTGTGAACTATCCGAAAATGCAAGATCAGAAAGAGCGAATTGCCGCCCACGCAGCTAACGCACTGGCTACCGTGTCCATGGTTTTCGCTGCGGGAATCTTTACAGGCATCCTGTCTGAAACAAAAATGATCGATGCGATGGCGAGCACACTCGTTTCCTGGATTCCGGATTCACTTGGTTCCCATATGCCTCTACTCGTAGCGCTGACAAGCATGCCATTCACGTATTTCATGTCGAATGATGCGTATTACTTCGGGATCGTTCCCATCCTGGCAAATGCAGCAGCCGCTTACGGAATCGATCCGGCGGAAATTGGTCGCGCTTCCATCCTGGGTCAACCGCTGCATGTACTCAGCCCGTTGTTTGCAGCACAGTATCTGTTGATCGGGATGGTTGGGGTCGATTATGCGGAAACCCAAAAGTTCATCCTGAAATGGGCGTTTGGAACATCGATCGTGATGATTGCGCTTGCTCTTCTTACCGGAGTCATCTCATTCTAG